A genomic window from Tolypothrix sp. PCC 7910 includes:
- a CDS encoding GH116 family glycosyl hydrolase, which yields MTNLLSSVISSYTWNRPIGLGWDKPYTVRYASNIDDGPWHGMPLGGFGAGCIGRSSRGDFNLWHIDGGEHTFENIPACQFSVFESDGSSSQAYALSTQAPEDNSLAAWRWYPESRGAGENFHTGNYHALYPRSWFVYENVFQAQLSCEQFSPIWANNYKETSYPVAIFLWKAHNPTNAPITLSIMLTWQNMVGWFTNALKSPEVKIRDDGSPVYEYQPRLGESQGNYNQLVENEQHFGCFLSRVAGNAPVQEGDGSWCIATLKHPQVEVFYHTRWNPSGTGDELWQSFAVDGSLPNHVDDTPAIDNTQIGAAIALRFTLQPGESLELPFVLTWDFPVTEFAAGINYYRRYTDFFGRDGQNAWAIASVALREYQNWRSQIQSWQQPILDREDLPAWFKMALFNELYDLTSGGTLWSSASERDPIGQFAVLECLDYRWYESLDVRLYGSFALLILFPELEKSVMRAFARAIPHSDDRQRVIGYYYTIGADTTTASRKIAGATPHDLGAPNEHVWEKTNYTCYQDCNLWKDLGSDFVLQVYRDFLLTGADDVQFLADCWDAIVQTLDYLKTFDLDGDGIPENSGAPDQTFDDWRLQGVSAYCGGLWLAALEAAIAISDILLTNRRGAENTEELAAQKSIYETWLNQSRPIYEEKLWNGQYYRLDSESGSEVVMADQLCGQFYARLLRLPDIVASDRALSALKTVYDACFLKFQNGQFGAANGVLIDGSPENPKATHPLEVWTGINFGLAAFLVQMGMKDEALRLTQAVVQQIYDNGLQFRTPEAITASGTFRASTYLRAMAIWAIYLVY from the coding sequence ATGACAAACCTGCTCTCTTCCGTAATTTCCTCTTACACTTGGAATCGTCCCATTGGTCTTGGTTGGGATAAGCCCTATACTGTCCGCTACGCTAGCAATATTGATGATGGCCCTTGGCATGGTATGCCTTTAGGTGGCTTTGGTGCTGGTTGTATTGGTCGTTCTTCTCGGGGAGACTTTAATTTATGGCATATTGACGGGGGAGAGCATACTTTTGAGAATATCCCCGCCTGTCAATTCAGTGTGTTTGAGTCTGATGGCTCATCTTCTCAAGCTTATGCTTTATCTACCCAAGCACCAGAGGATAATAGTTTAGCTGCTTGGCGCTGGTATCCAGAAAGTAGGGGAGCAGGGGAGAATTTTCATACGGGGAATTATCATGCGCTCTATCCTCGTAGTTGGTTTGTTTACGAAAATGTCTTCCAAGCACAGCTAAGTTGTGAGCAGTTTTCCCCGATTTGGGCAAATAACTACAAAGAAACTAGTTACCCAGTGGCGATATTCCTTTGGAAAGCCCATAATCCCACGAATGCACCTATTACTCTCAGCATTATGCTCACCTGGCAAAATATGGTGGGCTGGTTTACTAATGCTTTGAAGTCGCCGGAAGTGAAAATTCGGGATGATGGTAGCCCAGTTTATGAATATCAGCCGCGCCTGGGCGAGAGTCAAGGTAATTACAATCAATTAGTGGAAAATGAGCAGCACTTTGGTTGTTTTTTATCCCGGGTTGCTGGTAACGCACCTGTGCAAGAAGGTGATGGTAGCTGGTGTATTGCAACCTTGAAGCATCCCCAGGTGGAAGTGTTTTATCATACGCGCTGGAATCCAAGCGGTACAGGTGATGAGTTGTGGCAAAGCTTTGCAGTAGATGGTTCTTTGCCCAATCATGTTGATGATACGCCAGCAATAGATAATACACAAATCGGGGCAGCGATCGCACTGCGTTTTACTCTGCAACCAGGAGAATCACTGGAACTCCCCTTTGTCTTAACTTGGGATTTTCCGGTAACAGAATTTGCTGCAGGAATTAACTATTACCGCAGATATACAGATTTTTTTGGTAGAGATGGTCAAAATGCTTGGGCGATCGCATCTGTTGCTTTAAGAGAATATCAGAATTGGCGATCGCAGATTCAAAGTTGGCAACAACCCATCCTCGACCGAGAAGATTTACCAGCTTGGTTTAAAATGGCTCTATTTAATGAGCTTTATGACCTGACTAGTGGTGGTACTCTCTGGAGTTCAGCCTCAGAACGCGATCCCATCGGTCAATTTGCGGTGCTGGAATGCTTAGATTATCGCTGGTATGAAAGTTTAGATGTGCGATTATATGGTTCTTTCGCTCTATTAATATTATTTCCCGAACTGGAAAAGTCAGTAATGCGCGCTTTCGCCAGGGCGATTCCCCACAGTGACGATCGCCAACGTGTAATTGGCTATTACTATACAATTGGCGCAGACACGACAACCGCATCTCGCAAAATTGCAGGTGCAACACCCCATGATTTAGGCGCACCTAATGAGCACGTTTGGGAGAAAACCAACTACACCTGTTACCAAGACTGCAATTTATGGAAAGATTTAGGCAGCGATTTCGTGTTGCAAGTATACCGAGATTTTCTGCTCACGGGCGCTGATGATGTGCAGTTCCTTGCAGATTGTTGGGATGCAATTGTCCAAACTCTCGACTACCTGAAGACTTTTGATTTAGATGGGGATGGAATTCCCGAGAACTCTGGTGCGCCGGATCAGACTTTTGATGATTGGCGACTGCAAGGAGTGAGTGCATATTGCGGGGGTTTGTGGTTAGCGGCGTTAGAAGCTGCGATCGCCATTAGTGATATCTTATTAACTAACCGCAGAGGCGCAGAGAACACAGAAGAGTTAGCAGCGCAAAAATCCATATATGAAACTTGGTTAAACCAATCTCGTCCCATCTACGAAGAAAAACTCTGGAATGGTCAATATTACCGCCTGGATAGCGAGAGTGGTTCAGAAGTAGTGATGGCGGATCAGCTATGCGGACAATTTTATGCCAGGTTGTTGAGATTACCGGATATTGTAGCGAGCGATCGCGCCTTATCTGCACTTAAAACTGTGTATGATGCTTGCTTCCTCAAGTTCCAAAATGGTCAATTCGGTGCTGCAAACGGTGTTCTCATTGATGGTTCCCCAGAAAACCCCAAAGCCACCCACCCCCTAGAAGTCTGGACAGGTATCAACTTTGGACTAGCAGCTTTCCTCGTACAGATGGGAATGAAAGACGAAGCATTGCGCTTAACACAAGCCGTAGTCCAGCAAATTTACGACAACGGACTACAATTCCGCACACCCGAAGCGATCACCGCATCTGGTACCTTCCGCGCCAGCACCTACCTACGCGCAATGGCTATCTGGGCAATTTACTTAGTTTATTAG
- a CDS encoding transposase, which translates to MPYDPQKHHRRSIRLKGYNYTQPGAYFITICTKARQCLFGNVVNGEMQLNSLGYIAFNYWQTIPKHFPHIELDAFVVMPNHLHGILIITENTVGARHCLALNQHLDHNQKNFGQPVRSSISTVIGSYKSVVSKSINIIWQTQGQSIWQRNFYEHIGREEKSVDNIREYIANNPQRWDDDPENTRNNSDVQDYLFDIPF; encoded by the coding sequence ATGCCTTATGATCCACAAAAACACCATCGCCGTTCTATTCGCTTGAAAGGGTACAATTACACCCAACCTGGTGCATACTTCATCACCATTTGCACCAAAGCACGGCAATGTTTATTTGGTAATGTGGTTAATGGCGAAATGCAATTAAATTCTTTAGGATATATTGCCTTTAACTACTGGCAAACAATACCCAAACATTTTCCCCACATTGAATTAGATGCCTTTGTAGTCATGCCTAACCATCTTCACGGTATCTTAATTATCACCGAAAACACTGTAGGGGCAAGGCACTGCCTTGCCCTCAATCAACATCTCGACCACAACCAAAAAAACTTCGGTCAACCTGTAAGAAGTTCTATATCTACAGTTATTGGTAGTTATAAAAGCGTTGTTAGCAAAAGCATAAATATAATTTGGCAAACCCAAGGACAATCAATCTGGCAACGCAATTTTTACGAACACATTGGTAGAGAAGAAAAATCGGTAGATAACATTCGAGAATACATTGCCAATAATCCCCAGCGTTGGGATGATGACCCAGAAAACACACGAAATAATTCTGATGTTCAAGATTACCTTTTCGATATACCTTTTTAA
- a CDS encoding type II toxin-antitoxin system Phd/YefM family antitoxin gives MSSLPVNDAQNNLQQLIDQVAEQGKPVIIQGERGNAILLAEKDWSAIQETLYLLSIPGMRESIKEGLATPIEECNEDLDW, from the coding sequence ATGTCTTCGCTTCCCGTTAATGATGCTCAGAACAATTTACAACAGTTGATTGACCAAGTTGCAGAGCAGGGTAAACCCGTAATCATTCAGGGTGAACGTGGTAATGCAATTTTGCTGGCTGAAAAAGACTGGTCTGCAATTCAGGAGACTCTTTACTTATTATCTATACCTGGAATGCGAGAATCTATCAAAGAAGGACTAGCAACCCCAATCGAAGAATGCAATGAGGATTTGGATTGGTGA
- a CDS encoding CU044_2847 family protein encodes MSEVQRLIVKDDDQEYEIYVESKETAEVPEDEEPGYRDILPTVKIQEFQSKIRNYAKLAVGAFKNIPDAEEVTVKFGIKLGGKTGIPFLTEGSAESNFEIEVKYNLAQKKP; translated from the coding sequence ATGTCAGAAGTGCAAAGGCTGATTGTCAAAGATGACGATCAAGAGTACGAAATTTATGTGGAATCTAAGGAAACTGCTGAGGTTCCAGAAGATGAAGAACCAGGATACCGTGATATTTTACCTACAGTAAAAATTCAAGAATTTCAAAGCAAGATTCGTAATTATGCCAAGTTAGCTGTCGGGGCTTTTAAGAATATACCTGACGCAGAAGAGGTCACTGTTAAATTTGGTATCAAGTTGGGTGGGAAAACGGGAATTCCGTTTTTAACTGAGGGTTCGGCGGAAAGTAATTTTGAAATCGAAGTTAAGTATAATTTGGCGCAGAAGAAGCCATAA
- a CDS encoding pyridoxal phosphate-dependent aminotransferase, with the protein MESLTSRMQAVQTPIIPVVGELITNSPGTISLGQGVVSYNPPPQAQEFLAKFLAEPTNNLYKAVEGIPPLIAALAAKLQAFNGIEINQNNCIVVTAGSNMGFMNAILAITSPGDEIILNKPYYFNHEMAIAMAGCRPVLVDTDENYQLRPDAIAQAITPKTRAVVTISPNNPTGVVYSEAALRQVNQLCGDRGIYHISDEAYEYFTYNGVKHISPAAFANSSDYTISLYSLSKAYGFASWRIGYMVIPQHLLVPVKKVQDTILICAPVISQYAALGALQAKEEYLKENIGAISQVREVVIESLNHLQGLCTITPADGAFYFFLKVHTQMNAFELVKKLIQEHQVAVIPGTTFGMEDGCYLRVAYGALQQETVKTGMERLVQGLQTILGN; encoded by the coding sequence ATGGAATCCCTAACATCTCGTATGCAGGCGGTGCAAACGCCAATCATTCCTGTTGTTGGGGAATTAATTACAAATTCGCCAGGAACTATTTCTTTAGGACAAGGTGTGGTTTCCTACAATCCACCACCACAAGCACAAGAGTTTTTAGCCAAGTTCCTGGCTGAACCAACGAATAATTTATACAAAGCAGTTGAGGGAATTCCACCATTAATAGCAGCCTTAGCAGCAAAATTACAAGCCTTTAATGGCATTGAAATTAATCAAAATAACTGCATAGTTGTCACCGCAGGCAGCAACATGGGGTTTATGAACGCCATTCTAGCGATTACTAGCCCTGGTGATGAGATTATTCTCAATAAACCCTACTATTTCAACCATGAAATGGCGATCGCAATGGCGGGTTGTCGTCCGGTGTTAGTAGATACCGATGAAAATTACCAATTGCGTCCAGATGCGATCGCCCAAGCAATTACACCTAAAACTAGGGCAGTTGTTACTATTTCCCCCAATAATCCTACAGGGGTAGTGTATTCAGAAGCAGCATTGCGGCAAGTTAATCAATTATGTGGCGATCGCGGGATTTATCACATTAGCGATGAGGCATACGAATACTTTACCTATAACGGTGTAAAACATATTTCTCCGGCTGCCTTTGCCAATAGTAGCGATTACACCATTTCCTTGTATAGCCTTTCCAAAGCCTACGGTTTTGCTAGTTGGCGCATCGGTTATATGGTGATTCCCCAACATCTGCTAGTTCCTGTGAAAAAAGTCCAAGATACTATTTTGATTTGTGCGCCAGTCATTTCTCAGTATGCAGCGTTAGGAGCATTGCAAGCTAAAGAAGAGTATTTAAAGGAAAATATTGGTGCAATTTCCCAAGTCAGAGAAGTTGTTATTGAATCGCTCAATCATCTACAAGGCTTGTGTACCATTACCCCTGCGGATGGTGCTTTTTATTTCTTCTTAAAAGTTCATACCCAAATGAATGCTTTTGAGTTAGTCAAAAAACTTATACAGGAACATCAAGTAGCAGTGATTCCTGGTACAACCTTTGGCATGGAAGACGGATGTTATCTGCGTGTTGCTTACGGTGCGCTGCAACAAGAGACGGTAAAAACAGGAATGGAGAGATTGGTGCAAGGTTTGCAAACAATTCTAGGGAATTAA
- a CDS encoding carbon dioxide-concentrating mechanism protein CcmK — MTLALGMIEVYGIPAAVEVGDAMCKAARITLVGYENTDLGRITVLIRGEVGEVTVAVGAGLEAVGRVNGGEVLSHHIIPRPHENLEYVLPIHRSANVEQFNADIRFPPPLSA; from the coding sequence ATGACACTAGCACTCGGCATGATTGAAGTTTATGGCATACCCGCAGCTGTGGAAGTTGGGGATGCGATGTGTAAAGCAGCGCGGATCACCCTTGTAGGGTATGAAAATACTGATTTGGGGCGAATTACGGTGTTGATTCGGGGGGAAGTGGGCGAGGTAACTGTTGCAGTAGGTGCAGGATTAGAAGCAGTAGGACGAGTGAATGGTGGTGAAGTGCTTTCGCATCACATCATTCCCCGTCCCCATGAAAATTTAGAATATGTGTTACCGATTCATCGCAGCGCCAATGTTGAGCAATTTAATGCCGATATCCGCTTTCCTCCGCCCCTTTCAGCTTAA
- a CDS encoding cytochrome P450 produces MQLPNLLKTPPFLQKLKWIADPVGYMETASQQYPDIFTTILLGSQDPWVFVNHPQAIQEILINDRKKFVAPSDKNKILQPLIGDYSMIMLDSDRHRRRRQIVMPSFHGDRMRSYGEIISNITEKVLSQLPKNQTFLARQAMQEISLQVILEAVFGVHEGERCQQLKHLTALMSDLFRSPLSSSFLFFPFLQKNLGDWSPWGKFVRDREKIDQLLYTEIAERRSQPDPNRTDILSLLMSAHDEEGQPMTDQELRDELMTLLFAGHETTATAMAWALYWTHYHPQVREKLLQELETLGENPDPMSIFRLPYLTAVCNETLRIYPVAMLTFARVVQEPVELLEYQLEPGTTVVGCMYLVHQREDLYPNPKQFRPERFLERQFSPYEFMPFGGGSRRCIGEALAQFEMKLVLAKILANYELALVDNQPEQPKRRGLTLAPANGVKMVITGKRARQESQLSMAST; encoded by the coding sequence ATGCAACTACCCAATCTTCTGAAAACGCCCCCATTCCTTCAGAAACTAAAGTGGATTGCTGATCCTGTTGGATATATGGAAACAGCATCTCAGCAATATCCTGATATTTTTACGACTATCCTGCTAGGTTCTCAAGACCCTTGGGTATTTGTAAACCATCCCCAAGCTATTCAAGAAATTTTAATCAATGACCGCAAGAAGTTTGTTGCACCTAGCGATAAAAATAAGATACTACAACCTTTAATTGGTGACTATTCCATGATTATGCTGGATAGCGATCGCCACAGGCGGCGGCGACAGATAGTCATGCCCTCCTTTCATGGTGATAGAATGCGTTCCTACGGTGAAATCATCTCTAACATCACCGAAAAAGTGTTGAGTCAGTTACCCAAAAACCAAACTTTCTTGGCTCGTCAGGCGATGCAGGAGATATCCTTGCAAGTCATTTTAGAAGCTGTATTTGGAGTGCATGAGGGAGAACGCTGCCAACAACTCAAGCATTTGACAGCATTGATGTCAGATTTATTTCGCTCACCTTTATCTTCAAGCTTCCTATTTTTTCCCTTCCTCCAAAAAAATTTAGGCGATTGGAGTCCTTGGGGTAAATTTGTACGCGATCGCGAGAAAATAGATCAATTGCTTTACACAGAAATTGCAGAAAGGCGATCGCAACCCGATCCAAATCGTACCGATATTCTCTCATTGCTGATGTCGGCTCACGATGAAGAAGGTCAGCCAATGACAGATCAAGAGTTACGGGATGAATTAATGACTCTGCTATTTGCTGGACATGAAACCACAGCCACAGCAATGGCTTGGGCATTATATTGGACTCATTACCATCCCCAAGTCCGCGAAAAATTACTCCAAGAACTCGAGACTTTGGGAGAGAATCCTGATCCTATGAGTATCTTCCGGCTACCTTATCTCACAGCAGTTTGTAATGAAACTTTGCGGATTTATCCAGTGGCAATGTTGACCTTTGCTAGGGTAGTGCAGGAACCTGTGGAATTATTGGAATATCAGCTAGAACCAGGAACAACAGTAGTTGGCTGTATGTATTTAGTGCATCAGCGTGAAGATTTATATCCAAATCCAAAGCAGTTTAGGCCAGAACGCTTTCTAGAACGGCAATTTTCACCTTATGAATTCATGCCCTTTGGTGGCGGTTCCCGTCGCTGTATTGGCGAAGCTTTGGCTCAATTTGAAATGAAGTTAGTACTAGCGAAAATCCTCGCAAATTATGAACTGGCGCTAGTTGATAATCAACCCGAACAACCCAAACGCCGAGGTCTTACCCTTGCGCCTGCGAATGGTGTCAAAATGGTGATTACAGGTAAGCGTGCGCGTCAAGAGTCGCAGCTGAGTATGGCAAGTACTTGA
- a CDS encoding 3'-5' exonuclease: MNNQHNCYYLIIDLEATCCDRGTVPRQEMEIIEIGAVMLNRNTWEIDSEFQQFIQPVRNPQLTPFCTGLTSIQQQDIETAPKFTEAIANLKEWMSSFPNNIFCSWGYYDKSQFIQDCKYHHVPYPFGAEHINIKEEFSKYLGVSKRFGMAQALEHLGMELKGTHHRGIDDARNIATIYRYILTQKLS, from the coding sequence ATGAACAATCAACATAACTGTTATTATCTCATCATAGATTTGGAAGCTACCTGTTGCGATCGCGGGACTGTTCCGCGTCAAGAAATGGAGATCATCGAAATTGGTGCAGTGATGCTCAATCGTAATACTTGGGAGATTGATTCAGAGTTTCAACAGTTTATCCAACCTGTGAGAAATCCGCAATTAACACCATTCTGCACAGGTTTAACTAGTATTCAGCAACAAGATATTGAAACAGCGCCTAAATTTACCGAGGCGATCGCCAATTTAAAAGAATGGATGAGTTCATTTCCTAATAATATTTTTTGTTCTTGGGGGTATTACGATAAAAGTCAGTTTATTCAAGACTGTAAATATCATCATGTTCCTTATCCTTTTGGTGCAGAACATATAAATATTAAAGAGGAATTTTCCAAATATTTAGGCGTATCTAAAAGATTTGGTATGGCGCAGGCTCTCGAACATTTAGGAATGGAACTGAAAGGTACGCACCACCGTGGTATTGATGATGCGCGCAATATCGCAACTATATATAGATATATTCTGACTCAAAAGCTTAGTTGA
- the petN gene encoding cytochrome b6-f complex subunit PetN gives MAILTLGWVSLLVVFTWSIAMVVWGRNGL, from the coding sequence ATGGCGATTTTGACATTGGGATGGGTATCACTGTTGGTCGTATTCACTTGGTCAATTGCAATGGTAGTTTGGGGCCGTAACGGACTATAG
- a CDS encoding GAF domain-containing protein encodes MENSFSLQSLNPNTEPQTYQPDQRFSLYQGDQHRALSKVIARIRESLDIETIFKITVKEVRQLLNSDRVGVFRFYPDLGWEGEFIYEDVAAEWSSALKAKLRDQCFATEFAGLYQQGRINVLHDIYQANISDCHIKLLERFQVRANIAVPLMKGKELWGLLCIHQCSEPRQWQASEVEFAQLIAEHLGVALLQADYIEQVKIQSTQLAQATARAKVAEWQKTIAITVEKIRQFLDLKSIFHASTDELRKLLNADRVAIYRFNPDWTGEFVFESVAEGWTSLIDEQSQRPELGDNVSECSVKDLAEVPLVDTYLQDTEGGRFTRGEVYRICNDIYKADFSECYIRVLESYQAKAYVIIAIYHGKKLWGLLAVYQNDSSRDWQEDEVYLLTQVGTQLGVALQQAEFLQQSQNQAAELTKAAERQRALANTVEKIRQSLDIDTIFKTTTQEVRGLLQVERVSIYRFNPDWSGEFVADSIVDGWTIMIQPQSVTEQVLLPGTPAGKYARHEIFVPISQGEKLWGLLVAYQNSQARYWQNEEINLLAQVGVQLGVAIQQAETLKQVQLQAQQLAQAAERERKATEREKALAATVKKMRQSLNLDTIFATTTQEVQRLLELDRATIYRFKEDSNVEFVAESLANNGTVNRQVVPLIIKDYFQQIQGRDYHNSKILAIKDIYNTENYTNHISLLHPIVARAYMIVPIFQGEGIWGLLAVYQNSKSRDWQEDEIDLLVHIANQLGVGIQQAELLEQTQRQKEELTQTLTELQRTQTQLIQSEKMAGLGQVVAGVAHEINNPINFIYGNISHVTEYTENLLKLLRIYQKNYPNPKAEVKQQTAELDVEFIAKDLPKILKSMNVGAERISELVLSLRTFSRLDEADMKPVNIHEGIDSTLMILQHRLKPQADESAIEVVKKYSSLPPIECYAAEMNQVFMNILSNAIDALENAVKVKKTIEHPQIYIYTELVDENSIQIRIVDNGCGVPENMRSRIFDPFFTTKEPGKGTGVGLYISYQIVVEKHGGQIQCFSQPDKGSEFLIQIPIKRAVS; translated from the coding sequence ATGGAAAACTCCTTTTCGCTACAATCTCTAAACCCAAATACTGAGCCACAGACATATCAGCCAGATCAGAGATTTTCTCTTTATCAAGGCGATCAACATAGAGCCTTATCTAAAGTTATTGCCCGCATTCGCGAATCTTTAGATATAGAAACCATATTTAAAATTACAGTCAAGGAAGTGCGCCAACTTCTCAATAGCGACAGGGTGGGAGTTTTCCGTTTTTACCCTGATTTGGGATGGGAAGGAGAGTTTATCTATGAAGATGTCGCAGCAGAATGGAGTTCAGCGCTAAAAGCTAAACTGCGCGATCAATGTTTTGCTACAGAATTTGCTGGATTGTATCAGCAAGGGCGAATTAATGTCTTACATGATATTTATCAAGCTAATATTAGCGATTGTCATATCAAGCTCTTAGAGAGATTCCAAGTTCGCGCTAATATTGCTGTCCCCCTGATGAAAGGTAAAGAGTTATGGGGATTATTATGTATTCATCAATGTAGTGAACCTCGGCAATGGCAAGCATCAGAAGTTGAATTTGCCCAACTCATTGCTGAACATTTAGGAGTTGCATTACTACAGGCAGATTATATTGAACAAGTAAAAATACAATCAACACAATTAGCACAAGCAACAGCCAGAGCCAAAGTAGCGGAATGGCAAAAAACCATAGCCATAACTGTAGAAAAAATTCGTCAGTTTCTCGATTTAAAAAGCATTTTCCACGCTAGTACTGATGAACTCAGAAAATTGCTGAATGCCGATCGAGTTGCTATTTACCGTTTCAATCCAGATTGGACTGGTGAATTTGTATTTGAATCAGTAGCAGAAGGTTGGACTTCTTTAATTGATGAACAATCGCAGCGTCCGGAATTAGGTGACAACGTCAGTGAATGTAGTGTTAAAGATTTAGCGGAAGTTCCTTTAGTAGATACTTACTTACAAGATACAGAAGGTGGACGTTTTACTAGAGGCGAAGTCTACCGCATTTGTAATGATATCTATAAAGCAGATTTTAGTGAATGCTACATTAGAGTCTTAGAAAGCTATCAAGCCAAAGCTTATGTAATTATTGCCATTTACCACGGAAAAAAACTTTGGGGTTTGCTAGCTGTTTATCAAAACGATAGCAGTCGTGATTGGCAAGAAGATGAAGTTTATTTACTGACTCAAGTTGGTACTCAACTAGGTGTTGCTTTACAGCAAGCAGAATTTTTACAACAATCACAAAATCAAGCAGCTGAACTCACCAAAGCTGCGGAAAGACAAAGGGCGCTGGCCAATACCGTCGAGAAAATTCGGCAATCATTGGATATTGACACCATATTTAAAACTACAACTCAAGAAGTACGAGGATTATTACAAGTAGAACGAGTATCAATTTATCGCTTTAATCCTGACTGGAGTGGTGAATTTGTGGCAGATTCTATTGTTGATGGCTGGACAATCATGATACAGCCACAATCTGTAACAGAACAGGTGCTTTTGCCAGGAACACCAGCAGGTAAATATGCGCGTCACGAAATATTTGTACCTATTTCTCAAGGTGAAAAACTTTGGGGTTTATTAGTAGCTTATCAAAACTCCCAAGCACGTTATTGGCAAAATGAAGAAATCAATTTGTTAGCACAAGTGGGCGTGCAATTAGGAGTAGCAATACAGCAAGCAGAAACCTTGAAGCAGGTACAGCTACAAGCGCAGCAATTGGCTCAAGCAGCTGAAAGAGAACGGAAAGCTACCGAAAGAGAGAAAGCTTTAGCTGCAACGGTTAAGAAAATGCGCCAATCTCTCAATCTTGATACCATCTTTGCCACCACTACTCAAGAAGTGCAAAGACTATTAGAACTTGACAGAGCAACAATTTATCGCTTTAAAGAAGACAGTAATGTTGAGTTTGTAGCTGAGTCATTAGCAAATAATGGAACAGTTAATCGGCAAGTTGTACCTTTAATTATTAAAGATTACTTCCAACAAATTCAAGGCAGAGATTACCATAACAGTAAAATTCTGGCTATTAAAGATATTTATAATACGGAAAATTACACCAATCATATTTCTTTGCTACATCCTATAGTAGCTAGAGCATATATGATTGTGCCAATTTTCCAAGGCGAAGGAATTTGGGGATTGTTGGCAGTATATCAAAATAGTAAATCTCGAGATTGGCAAGAAGATGAAATTGATTTACTAGTGCATATCGCTAATCAATTAGGTGTAGGAATTCAGCAAGCAGAATTACTAGAACAAACGCAGCGCCAAAAAGAAGAACTGACACAAACACTTACAGAGTTGCAGCGAACTCAAACTCAGTTAATTCAAAGTGAAAAAATGGCTGGATTAGGACAAGTAGTTGCTGGCGTAGCCCACGAAATTAATAACCCAATTAATTTTATTTATGGCAATATTTCCCATGTCACTGAATACACGGAAAATTTGCTAAAACTGCTGCGAATTTATCAGAAAAATTATCCTAATCCGAAAGCAGAAGTTAAACAGCAAACTGCAGAACTAGACGTAGAATTTATTGCTAAAGACTTACCTAAGATTCTTAAATCCATGAATGTTGGTGCAGAACGCATCAGCGAATTAGTACTCTCATTACGTACTTTTTCACGCCTGGATGAAGCAGATATGAAACCTGTGAATATCCATGAAGGTATTGACAGTACATTAATGATTTTACAACATCGCCTGAAACCGCAGGCTGATGAGAGTGCTATTGAAGTAGTTAAGAAATACTCTTCATTACCTCCAATTGAGTGCTATGCAGCCGAGATGAATCAAGTATTTATGAATATTCTTAGCAATGCAATTGATGCACTAGAAAATGCGGTAAAAGTGAAAAAAACCATTGAGCATCCTCAAATTTACATTTATACAGAACTGGTAGATGAAAATTCCATCCAGATTCGGATTGTGGACAATGGCTGTGGCGTTCCAGAAAATATGCGATCGCGAATTTTTGATCCATTCTTTACCACCAAGGAACCAGGTAAGGGTACAGGCGTAGGATTATACATTAGTTATCAAATTGTTGTGGAAAAACACGGTGGACAAATTCAGTGCTTTTCCCAACCCGATAAGGGTTCTGAGTTCTTAATCCAAATTCCGATTAAACGAGCAGTCAGCTAA
- a CDS encoding ester cyclase: MPEANNKLIVLQMYKSFDQGDFETLQDLLASDFVAHIPGVTEPLDREAFMHSVLMNFRSAFPDGIHKFEDVICEADKVVTRGTFSGTHRGELQGIPPTGKQITIPFFHIDRLVDAKLVEHWGQSDLLGLMQQVGIIPIPGPGLILRKLYLAIASITRTFKL, encoded by the coding sequence ATGCCAGAAGCAAATAACAAGTTAATTGTCTTGCAAATGTACAAGTCCTTCGATCAAGGTGATTTTGAGACATTGCAGGATTTGCTAGCATCAGATTTTGTGGCTCATATACCAGGTGTTACCGAACCGCTAGATCGTGAAGCATTTATGCATTCTGTACTGATGAATTTTCGGTCTGCCTTTCCCGACGGCATTCATAAATTTGAAGATGTCATTTGTGAAGCGGATAAAGTGGTCACACGCGGCACTTTTAGCGGGACTCATCGGGGAGAATTACAAGGCATTCCGCCTACAGGCAAGCAAATCACCATTCCATTCTTTCATATCGATCGCCTGGTAGATGCTAAACTCGTAGAACACTGGGGTCAAAGTGACTTGCTAGGCTTGATGCAACAAGTGGGAATCATCCCAATACCAGGGCCAGGTTTAATTCTGCGAAAATTGTATTTGGCGATCGCTTCAATTACTCGTACATTCAAGCTCTAA